A genomic region of Methanofollis fontis contains the following coding sequences:
- a CDS encoding CDP-alcohol phosphatidyltransferase family protein, whose translation MNITALRPRLISKLEPIADFFIRAGFSPNQISYLSLLFGVFCAVSFAYRLFLPGAVLLLISAILDLVDGTVARKKCCQTKFGAVIDWVFDKYVDALALLGVGLSGIAIVSGFTPLPPAADWAVVAIAIFGSMMNTFIKPVVYAEVGFSDRVGGKIHDPLEGIGFFGRPETLIALIIGSAIGYAWVAVIIIAVCTNLSAIQRIIYLSGSLS comes from the coding sequence ATGAATATTACGGCGCTGAGGCCCCGGCTCATCTCAAAACTCGAGCCAATTGCTGATTTTTTCATCAGGGCGGGGTTCAGCCCGAATCAGATCTCCTACCTGTCCCTCCTCTTCGGGGTGTTCTGCGCGGTATCGTTTGCATATCGTCTATTCCTGCCCGGGGCGGTGCTGCTGCTGATCTCTGCCATCCTCGACCTGGTGGACGGCACGGTGGCACGGAAGAAGTGCTGCCAGACGAAGTTCGGGGCGGTGATTGACTGGGTATTCGACAAGTATGTCGACGCCCTGGCACTGCTTGGTGTCGGTCTTTCCGGGATCGCCATCGTCAGCGGGTTTACACCGCTCCCGCCGGCGGCAGACTGGGCGGTCGTGGCCATCGCCATCTTCGGTTCGATGATGAACACCTTCATCAAACCGGTTGTCTATGCCGAGGTCGGCTTCAGCGACCGGGTAGGGGGGAAGATCCACGATCCCCTCGAGGGGATCGGGTTCTTCGGGAGGCCGGAGACCCTGATCGCCCTCATCATCGGATCGGCGATCGGGTATGCCTGGGTCGCTGTGATCATCATCGCCGTGTGCACCAACCTCTCCGCGATCCAGCGGATCATTTACCTCTCGGGATCGCTCTCGTGA
- a CDS encoding ATP-binding cassette domain-containing protein — MHIIETRNLTFSYPDRPPALRNVDFIAGRKSRIAVIGANGAGKSTLFKHLNGLLRPTSGEVLIRGEPITKSNLREVRKMIGIVFQNPDDQVFSPTVEADIAFGPTNLGLDEETVRHRVESAIRLLSLDALRDRPPHHLSGGEKKRVAIAGILAMEPQVLVLDEPTAGLDPQGVADLIGFVNTLPERFGMTVIFSTHHLDLVPELADYVYVMDSGEVVAHGTVPEIFSQAELLERTRLDVPTLQRLMRSLRGAGVPLAEGYSYDEVEAAFLDAYRGSQ, encoded by the coding sequence ATGCACATCATCGAGACCCGCAACCTGACCTTCTCCTATCCAGACCGACCTCCGGCCCTGCGGAACGTGGACTTCATCGCCGGCAGGAAATCCAGGATCGCGGTCATCGGGGCGAACGGGGCGGGCAAGAGCACCCTGTTCAAACACCTGAACGGCCTCCTCCGACCGACCTCAGGGGAGGTGCTCATCCGCGGGGAACCGATCACGAAATCGAACCTCCGGGAAGTGCGCAAGATGATCGGCATCGTGTTTCAGAACCCCGACGATCAGGTCTTCTCCCCGACGGTGGAGGCGGATATCGCCTTCGGTCCGACCAATCTCGGCCTCGACGAGGAGACCGTCCGGCACCGCGTCGAGAGTGCGATCCGTCTGCTCTCCCTGGACGCACTGCGGGATCGTCCGCCCCACCACCTCTCAGGCGGGGAGAAAAAACGGGTGGCAATCGCCGGAATACTTGCAATGGAGCCCCAGGTGCTTGTCCTCGATGAACCGACCGCCGGGCTTGACCCGCAGGGCGTCGCCGACCTGATCGGGTTCGTGAACACCCTCCCGGAGCGCTTCGGGATGACGGTGATCTTCTCCACCCATCACCTCGATCTCGTGCCCGAACTTGCCGATTATGTGTATGTGATGGACAGCGGAGAGGTCGTTGCCCATGGAACCGTGCCCGAGATCTTCTCTCAGGCCGAACTGCTGGAGCGCACCCGCCTCGATGTTCCGACACTCCAGCGGCTGATGCGCTCGCTGCGCGGGGCAGGCGTTCCGCTTGCCGAGGGCTACTCCTATGATGAGGTGGAGGCGGCATTTCTCGACGCCTATCGGGGATCGCAATGA
- the cbiM gene encoding cobalt transporter CbiM, translating into MHIPDAFIPIGQAAVYWLIALVFIVLALRWARNELDEEKVPLVAVLAAGIFAIQAFNLPVGMGTSGHLVGGALAAILLGSPYAAVFILTLVLLVQGIVFGDGGITTMGANIVNMGVIGGFVGYYTYMGLKGAVRNTYLAAAVAAWFACFIPALAASVEMWIAGTFPLVPGLIAMGTYHAAIGIIEAVITAGAIYLITSARPDLMKSTGEVSA; encoded by the coding sequence ATGCATATACCTGATGCGTTCATCCCTATCGGGCAGGCGGCTGTGTACTGGCTGATTGCCCTTGTTTTCATCGTCCTGGCCCTTCGCTGGGCGCGAAACGAGCTCGATGAGGAGAAGGTCCCCCTCGTCGCCGTGCTTGCGGCCGGTATCTTTGCGATCCAGGCCTTCAACCTGCCGGTCGGCATGGGCACGAGCGGGCACCTTGTCGGCGGTGCGCTCGCCGCCATCCTGCTCGGTTCACCCTATGCCGCCGTATTTATCCTCACCCTGGTGCTGCTGGTGCAGGGTATCGTCTTCGGCGACGGCGGCATCACCACGATGGGCGCGAACATCGTGAACATGGGCGTGATCGGCGGTTTTGTCGGGTATTACACCTACATGGGGCTGAAAGGCGCCGTCAGGAACACCTACCTCGCCGCCGCCGTCGCCGCATGGTTTGCATGCTTCATCCCGGCTCTTGCAGCATCGGTAGAGATGTGGATTGCCGGAACCTTCCCCCTGGTGCCCGGTCTCATTGCGATGGGCACCTACCACGCCGCCATCGGCATCATCGAAGCGGTGATCACCGCCGGCGCCATCTACCTCATCACATCCGCCCGCCCCGACCTGATGAAGAGTACCGGGGAGGTATCGGCATGA
- the truD gene encoding tRNA pseudouridine(13) synthase TruD, whose amino-acid sequence MIPTPYPLEADLGIGWYATDTPGAGGVLRQSPEDFVVEEIPKDGAGESGPYLLCRLTKRNWEHQHAMKSIAAALGISHRRIAWAGTKDKNALTTQAITIYNVDEAAVRALSIRDMEIEPVGRRQHQLSLGDLAGNRFRIAIHDCDGPDLERTVESCTEAAAGGFPNYFGLQRFGVVRPVTHLVGREILRGDYEGAALTYIGLACPDEEESVREIRTAFLEERNAKATIAALPRHLGFERSVLSGLAERPDDYSGALKNLPPKLLSMFVSAYQSWLFNRVLSMRCADGAGLDEPLPGDRLLFANGREDVVTAVNTRVVSIHIARGRCAIALFIPGSEPTSGTGAGDERMAALLDEDDIGAEDFRRASEFVGLRYNGALRPIAVKTEIDAGVSGQDICLSFRLPPGHYATTICREYMKADPRAMI is encoded by the coding sequence ATGATCCCGACGCCCTACCCCCTCGAAGCAGACCTCGGGATTGGCTGGTACGCCACCGACACTCCCGGCGCCGGCGGCGTGCTCAGGCAGAGCCCGGAGGACTTCGTCGTTGAGGAGATCCCGAAGGACGGCGCGGGGGAGAGCGGCCCCTATCTCCTCTGCCGCCTGACCAAACGGAACTGGGAGCACCAGCACGCCATGAAATCGATCGCAGCGGCGCTCGGCATCTCCCACCGGCGGATTGCCTGGGCGGGCACCAAGGACAAGAACGCCCTCACCACGCAGGCGATCACCATCTACAATGTGGACGAAGCGGCCGTCAGGGCGCTTTCCATCCGAGATATGGAGATCGAACCGGTCGGGAGGAGACAGCACCAGCTCAGCCTCGGGGACCTGGCGGGCAACCGCTTCCGGATCGCCATCCACGACTGCGACGGACCTGATCTGGAGCGGACGGTCGAGTCCTGCACGGAGGCGGCGGCGGGGGGTTTCCCGAACTATTTCGGGCTGCAGCGGTTCGGTGTCGTCCGCCCGGTCACCCACCTCGTCGGCAGGGAGATCCTGCGGGGAGACTATGAGGGGGCGGCGCTCACCTACATCGGCCTCGCCTGCCCGGACGAGGAGGAGTCGGTGAGGGAGATCAGGACGGCATTTCTGGAGGAGCGGAATGCAAAGGCGACGATCGCCGCCCTCCCTCGCCACCTGGGTTTCGAGCGCTCCGTGCTCTCCGGACTCGCCGAGCGCCCGGACGATTATTCCGGTGCGCTGAAAAACCTCCCGCCGAAACTGCTCTCGATGTTCGTTTCGGCCTATCAGTCCTGGTTGTTCAACCGCGTCCTCTCGATGCGGTGCGCCGATGGTGCCGGCCTCGACGAACCCCTCCCCGGAGACCGCCTGCTGTTTGCAAACGGACGGGAGGACGTGGTCACAGCGGTGAACACCCGTGTGGTATCGATCCATATCGCCCGCGGTCGGTGTGCAATCGCACTTTTCATTCCCGGGTCTGAACCGACGTCCGGCACCGGGGCCGGTGACGAGAGGATGGCGGCCCTCCTCGATGAGGACGATATCGGGGCAGAGGATTTCAGGCGTGCGTCAGAGTTTGTGGGACTGCGCTACAATGGCGCCCTGCGGCCGATCGCCGTAAAAACAGAGATTGATGCCGGGGTGTCGGGACAGGACATCTGCCTCTCCTTCCGTCTCCCCCCCGGCCATTATGCCACGACCATCTGCCGGGAATACATGAAGGCCGACCCCCGCGCCATGATCTAG
- the pth2 gene encoding peptidyl-tRNA hydrolase Pth2, which translates to MRDEPVFRWKQCLIIRNDIKMSCGKKCAQVAHAAIGAYEHAAKDVKKAWMSEGQKKVVLKVNGERPLFELKAAAEMAGISCSLIQDAGLTEIPPGTITALGLGPAKSDDLDRITGGLQLL; encoded by the coding sequence ATGAGGGACGAGCCCGTGTTCAGGTGGAAACAGTGCCTGATCATCAGAAACGATATAAAAATGAGCTGCGGCAAGAAGTGCGCACAGGTGGCCCACGCCGCCATCGGCGCCTATGAGCATGCGGCAAAGGATGTAAAGAAGGCATGGATGTCCGAGGGGCAGAAGAAGGTCGTCCTGAAGGTGAACGGCGAGCGCCCGCTCTTTGAGCTGAAGGCGGCGGCCGAGATGGCCGGGATCTCCTGTTCGCTTATCCAGGACGCGGGTCTCACCGAGATCCCGCCCGGCACCATCACCGCCCTTGGCCTGGGGCCGGCAAAGAGCGACGACCTGGACCGGATCACCGGGGGCCTCCAGCTCCTATGA
- the artA gene encoding archaeosortase A — protein sequence MEELLIFAALVSFVAFLIPGRHSFLAGIAGWVFMVLFLFAEIPYYLSINNFLYPTLAVVSVPLVWVTAKRLREGDQHVIYLTRAAAAASLVYIPFAYTPLGDWLIGIVVGQIAWCLTAMGVDYSMFDWNMFWRNGFRVEIILGCTGIQSMAIMIGVAAAVPTTLRQKLAAILLIVPTIYLLNIFRNVFVIVAYTDQWFPYLTGIAGNGEFGYESFFWSHNVLCELGALVALVAIAYLLFQIIPSLGRTADALIGIYRDEITRAIPRGK from the coding sequence ATGGAAGAACTCCTCATCTTCGCAGCGCTGGTTTCCTTTGTTGCCTTTCTTATCCCCGGCCGTCACAGCTTCCTTGCTGGCATCGCAGGCTGGGTGTTCATGGTCCTCTTCCTCTTCGCGGAGATCCCCTACTACCTCTCCATCAACAACTTCCTCTACCCGACGCTGGCCGTTGTCTCGGTGCCCCTCGTCTGGGTGACGGCAAAGCGTCTCCGCGAGGGGGATCAGCATGTGATCTACCTCACGAGGGCAGCGGCGGCGGCGTCCCTTGTCTATATCCCCTTCGCCTACACACCCCTCGGTGACTGGCTCATCGGCATCGTCGTCGGCCAGATCGCCTGGTGCCTCACAGCGATGGGCGTTGACTATTCGATGTTCGACTGGAACATGTTCTGGCGAAACGGTTTCAGGGTCGAGATCATCCTGGGCTGCACCGGCATCCAGAGCATGGCAATCATGATCGGCGTCGCAGCCGCCGTCCCGACCACCCTCCGCCAGAAACTGGCCGCCATCCTCCTGATCGTCCCGACGATCTACCTGCTCAATATCTTCAGGAACGTGTTTGTGATCGTCGCCTACACCGACCAGTGGTTCCCGTACCTCACCGGGATCGCCGGCAACGGGGAGTTCGGCTACGAGAGTTTCTTCTGGTCCCACAACGTCCTCTGCGAACTCGGGGCTCTTGTGGCACTGGTCGCCATCGCCTACCTCCTCTTCCAGATCATCCCGTCCCTCGGCCGGACGGCCGATGCCCTGATCGGGATCTACCGGGACGAGATCACGAGAGCGATCCCGAGAGGTAAATGA
- the sppA gene encoding signal peptide peptidase SppA gives MSALLEQIERAQRWRRIRRRLGVVVLVLIVAIAGIATYILLSPDGVSDVAVIRIDGEVVTGDFSGGGYVGSEYIGREVRAAADDPLTRAIVLRIDSPGGSPAGAQEIVRDLEYARTRKPVVTSMGDLAASAGYLIAAHTDRIYLSPDTITGSIGVIWLFPDESEWMETEGKRVEVVKSGDQKDITSPYRPLTDDERLYVQALVDESFEDFLADVIEQRPVERAQIENARLIRGEEAVRIGLADEYGNLFDAIEGARNLSS, from the coding sequence ATGAGCGCCCTCCTCGAACAGATCGAGCGGGCCCAGCGCTGGCGGCGGATCCGGCGTCGGCTTGGCGTGGTCGTCCTCGTGCTGATCGTCGCTATAGCCGGGATCGCCACCTATATCCTCCTCTCGCCCGACGGGGTCAGTGATGTCGCCGTCATCCGCATCGATGGTGAAGTCGTCACCGGCGACTTCTCCGGCGGGGGATATGTCGGGAGTGAATATATCGGCCGTGAGGTGCGGGCGGCTGCCGACGATCCCCTCACCCGTGCGATCGTGCTGCGGATCGACAGCCCGGGCGGAAGTCCGGCAGGTGCGCAGGAGATCGTCCGCGACCTTGAATATGCCCGCACCAGAAAACCGGTCGTCACCTCGATGGGCGACCTTGCGGCCTCTGCCGGCTATCTCATCGCCGCCCACACCGACCGGATCTATCTCTCCCCTGACACCATCACCGGGAGCATCGGGGTGATCTGGCTCTTCCCGGACGAGAGCGAGTGGATGGAAACAGAGGGAAAACGGGTCGAGGTTGTCAAGTCCGGCGACCAGAAGGATATCACCTCGCCCTACCGCCCGCTGACCGACGACGAGCGCCTGTATGTGCAGGCGCTCGTGGACGAGAGTTTCGAGGACTTCCTTGCCGACGTGATCGAGCAGCGCCCGGTGGAGCGGGCCCAGATCGAGAACGCGCGCCTGATCAGGGGGGAGGAGGCGGTCCGGATCGGGCTTGCAGACGAGTACGGCAACCTCTTCGACGCCATTGAGGGAGCCCGGAACCTGTCCTCCTAG
- a CDS encoding RibD family protein has product MSDRTIRPHVLMMSEITVDGKLTLRRGASSKILMKYMAHETELLLHRTRAECDAIMVGSRTIAIDNSFLTVRHVPGKSPIRVIPSSMAEISLDANVLKPDAQTVIAVSRAAPADRVAAIRDRGADVVVCGENRVDLVGLMRILREDYGVERMMIEGGPTLNWHMLRHRLVDEIRLIHLPFIVGGEDTPSLVGGMHIESEDEMIRLSLQRHYLCGTNLVTEYAVCYGE; this is encoded by the coding sequence ATGTCTGATAGAACAATACGGCCGCATGTGCTGATGATGTCGGAGATCACCGTCGACGGCAAACTCACCCTCAGGCGTGGGGCCTCCAGCAAGATCCTGATGAAATATATGGCGCATGAGACCGAGCTCCTCCTCCACCGCACGAGGGCCGAATGCGACGCCATCATGGTGGGATCCAGGACAATCGCCATCGACAACTCCTTTCTGACGGTGCGGCACGTCCCGGGAAAGAGCCCGATCCGGGTGATCCCCTCATCCATGGCAGAGATCTCCCTCGATGCCAACGTGCTCAAGCCCGACGCCCAGACAGTCATCGCCGTTTCCCGCGCCGCTCCCGCGGATCGAGTGGCGGCGATCCGCGACCGCGGGGCGGATGTCGTCGTCTGCGGCGAGAACCGCGTGGACCTCGTCGGGCTGATGCGGATCCTCAGGGAGGACTACGGGGTCGAACGGATGATGATTGAGGGCGGTCCGACCCTGAACTGGCATATGCTCAGGCACCGCCTTGTCGATGAGATCAGGCTCATCCATCTTCCCTTCATCGTCGGCGGGGAGGACACCCCCTCACTGGTGGGCGGGATGCATATCGAGTCTGAGGACGAGATGATCCGCCTCAGCCTCCAGCGCCACTACCTCTGCGGGACGAACCTGGTGACTGAATACGCCGTCTGCTACGGAGAATAA
- a CDS encoding PDGLE domain-containing protein: MMETRQFVAIGLALALVIGVAAVFLASGDPDGLESTALYVQDEKSLTGPSPEDGDPEAVGHEGGMEYAAPMPDYTMGDEAGKTGEVIAVVAGTILALIIVFGVGRLVAASKH, from the coding sequence ATGATGGAGACACGCCAGTTCGTGGCAATCGGACTTGCGCTCGCCCTTGTCATCGGCGTTGCCGCAGTTTTCCTGGCATCCGGCGATCCTGATGGTCTGGAGTCCACGGCACTCTATGTCCAGGACGAAAAATCCCTGACCGGACCCTCGCCCGAGGACGGCGACCCGGAGGCCGTCGGCCACGAGGGGGGCATGGAGTACGCGGCACCGATGCCCGACTACACGATGGGCGATGAGGCAGGAAAAACCGGCGAGGTGATTGCAGTCGTCGCCGGCACAATCCTTGCCCTCATCATCGTCTTCGGTGTCGGCAGACTGGTTGCCGCCTCAAAACACTGA
- the cbiQ gene encoding cobalt ECF transporter T component CbiQ, translating into MIEELFSIEGTAQGTSRIHRCDARVKILIALVAIVTAVAFPYTTAVYRFGIVMMILFAVLWVFSDLSPLVYLKRFLLILPFGFFLIFFQIFFQNPHYDEFHALFTLPLGIAVYAESVEFASILAVKYLVCISFIILLSSTTTMQAMLEGAGRLGLPPEFTLVIGMMVRYLFVFGRMYLRVQAALSTRCFDSFDRSLPHRYRLRMLAYTIGTIFLRSFEQGERTYTSMLCRGYGKDSHLFVRKKPLTYSERAFLTISLISIPVIALAAWLL; encoded by the coding sequence ATGATCGAAGAACTCTTCTCCATCGAGGGGACGGCGCAGGGCACCAGCAGGATTCACCGTTGCGACGCCCGCGTCAAGATCCTGATTGCCCTGGTCGCCATCGTGACCGCCGTCGCATTCCCGTACACCACGGCAGTCTACCGGTTCGGCATCGTGATGATGATCTTATTCGCCGTTCTCTGGGTCTTCTCCGACCTCTCCCCCCTGGTCTATCTCAAGCGTTTCCTCCTGATCCTGCCCTTCGGTTTTTTCCTGATATTTTTCCAGATATTTTTCCAGAACCCGCATTATGACGAATTTCATGCCCTCTTCACCCTCCCCCTCGGCATCGCCGTCTATGCCGAATCAGTGGAATTCGCATCCATCCTGGCTGTGAAATACCTGGTCTGTATATCTTTCATCATCCTCCTCTCCTCCACGACGACGATGCAGGCGATGCTCGAGGGTGCGGGACGCCTAGGACTCCCGCCCGAATTCACCCTGGTCATCGGGATGATGGTCCGCTACCTCTTCGTCTTCGGGCGGATGTACCTGCGGGTACAGGCGGCACTCTCGACCCGGTGCTTTGATTCCTTCGACCGGTCCCTCCCCCACCGCTACCGCCTGCGGATGCTCGCCTACACCATCGGGACGATCTTTCTCAGGTCGTTTGAGCAGGGGGAGCGGACCTATACAAGCATGCTCTGCCGCGGCTACGGGAAGGACTCCCACCTTTTCGTCAGGAAAAAACCCCTGACATACTCAGAACGTGCGTTTCTCACCATCAGCCTGATATCTATCCCGGTCATCGCACTGGCGGCATGGCTGCTCTGA
- a CDS encoding transcription factor S — MMFCPKCNSLMSSSGGQLKCRRCGYIQAIEKEDDLKITTYRTEKEITIVDDDEKTHTLPTIQIKCPKCDCNLAFWWLRQLRSADESEVRFFRCTECGHTWREYD, encoded by the coding sequence ATGATGTTCTGTCCGAAATGCAACAGCCTGATGTCCTCCTCGGGAGGACAGCTGAAGTGCAGGCGTTGCGGGTATATTCAGGCAATCGAGAAGGAAGACGACCTGAAGATCACGACCTACCGCACCGAGAAGGAGATCACCATCGTCGACGATGATGAAAAGACTCATACTCTCCCGACCATCCAGATCAAGTGCCCGAAGTGTGACTGCAACCTCGCCTTCTGGTGGCTCCGCCAGCTCAGGAGCGCCGATGAGAGCGAGGTCAGGTTCTTCAGGTGTACGGAATGCGGGCACACCTGGAGAGAATACGATTAA
- the putP gene encoding sodium/proline symporter PutP, whose protein sequence is MFSNGLELLAAFVVYLGAMVLIGFLYYQKTQTVSDYILGSRGLNRYVAALSAEASDMSGWLLIGLPGLAYVCGMQAAWVAIGLIIGTFLNWKFVAKKLRIYTQNANDSLTLPDFFRNRFNDRSDVLGGISAVFILIFFLIYTSAQFVAGGKLFNTVFGIDYTVALLIGSLIVVTYTFTGGFKAVCLTDFIQGTLMFFALITVPLMACFIMGGPGVTVDAISQLNPALLNPFLDENGNPLTVIAIVSLLAWGLGYFGQPHILVRFMAIRRPEEIREARSVAMIWVIISLCAAVAIGLVGKVFLSQPLVGADSETVFMVLTGDLFVSFIAGIILCGILAAIMSTASSQLLVSASAVSQDLYKAFFRKEAGDGELIWISRLSVLIVAVVAILLALDPESLVFSIVSYAWAGFGAAFGPTLLMGLFWRRTTRQGALAGIVVGGLTVLIWKHFAFFGLYEIVPGFILSLLAIYVVSLLTPEPEKCITDVFDETDRMLQESDA, encoded by the coding sequence ATGTTCAGTAACGGTCTTGAACTACTCGCAGCATTCGTCGTCTATCTCGGCGCAATGGTTTTAATCGGTTTTCTCTACTATCAGAAGACCCAGACGGTCTCAGACTATATTCTCGGGAGCAGAGGGCTGAACCGCTATGTGGCGGCACTCAGCGCAGAAGCCTCCGATATGAGCGGGTGGTTGCTCATTGGTCTTCCCGGACTCGCCTATGTCTGCGGCATGCAGGCAGCATGGGTGGCGATCGGTCTGATCATCGGCACCTTCCTCAACTGGAAATTTGTGGCGAAGAAGCTCCGCATCTATACGCAGAATGCCAACGACTCCCTCACACTCCCTGACTTTTTCAGGAACCGGTTCAATGACCGGTCGGATGTGCTCGGCGGGATCTCGGCGGTATTCATCCTGATCTTCTTCCTGATCTACACCTCGGCGCAGTTTGTTGCCGGTGGCAAACTCTTCAATACCGTCTTCGGGATCGACTATACGGTCGCGCTCCTGATAGGATCCCTGATCGTCGTCACCTACACCTTCACCGGGGGCTTCAAGGCGGTATGCCTCACCGACTTCATCCAGGGAACACTCATGTTCTTTGCGCTGATCACCGTCCCCCTGATGGCATGCTTCATCATGGGCGGTCCGGGCGTGACGGTGGACGCCATCAGTCAGCTCAATCCAGCGCTGCTCAATCCTTTCCTTGACGAGAACGGAAATCCACTGACCGTGATCGCCATCGTTTCGTTGCTGGCGTGGGGGCTTGGCTATTTCGGGCAGCCGCATATCCTGGTCAGGTTCATGGCCATCAGGCGCCCGGAGGAGATCCGGGAGGCGCGGAGTGTTGCGATGATCTGGGTGATCATCTCCCTCTGTGCTGCAGTTGCCATTGGACTGGTGGGGAAGGTGTTCCTCTCACAGCCCCTGGTTGGTGCGGACTCGGAAACCGTGTTTATGGTGTTGACCGGTGATCTTTTCGTCTCGTTCATCGCAGGGATCATCCTCTGCGGCATCCTTGCGGCAATCATGAGCACCGCCTCCTCACAACTCCTCGTGAGCGCCTCCGCCGTTTCCCAGGATCTCTATAAGGCATTCTTCAGAAAAGAGGCTGGAGATGGCGAGCTGATCTGGATCAGCCGTTTATCTGTACTGATCGTTGCTGTGGTCGCTATCCTGCTTGCTCTTGACCCGGAAAGCCTGGTCTTCTCTATCGTCTCCTATGCCTGGGCAGGATTTGGCGCTGCATTCGGGCCGACCCTCCTTATGGGGCTGTTCTGGAGGAGAACGACCAGACAGGGCGCTCTTGCCGGCATCGTTGTCGGCGGTCTCACGGTGCTGATCTGGAAGCATTTTGCGTTCTTCGGTCTCTACGAGATCGTCCCCGGTTTCATCCTCTCGCTGCTTGCGATTTATGTCGTCAGTCTGCTGACGCCTGAACCGGAGAAGTGCATTACAGACGTCTTTGACGAGACGGACAGGATGCTTCAGGAGTCCGACGCCTGA
- a CDS encoding NAD(P)/FAD-dependent oxidoreductase, which translates to MYDVAVVGAGPAGSAAAGACAEAGLSVVCIEEHATPGFPAQCAGLLSSAAFAECRVSERPVLNRVTGARIVSDLGSHLEFDAGTTKAYVVDRTALDAEMAAAAASAGAVFWPKTTVTGMAGGHLSTCGAFGRREVEARMVIAADGPRGGIARMLGMKRSPYYLSGIQAEVPLSCEQHLVEIHPDAAPQFFGWVIPCGEGRARVGLCGLRDVKQDFFRFASPYLRGCTHLVTGTIPLGPMPQTYGQRTLFVGDAAGFPKPTSGGGVYTGVRSARHAASVAVAACDADDFSDESLSAYERLWTDDFGRELSLGMRFWRLRQDLSAEDIDRLLTTLSDPAIRDQIIRYGDMDRPGVLARRLMRNPRFLLSVSAIAGTSIRAFLKDLIS; encoded by the coding sequence ATGTACGATGTTGCGGTGGTCGGCGCCGGACCGGCGGGATCGGCGGCGGCCGGTGCGTGCGCAGAGGCCGGACTCTCGGTCGTCTGCATTGAGGAGCATGCAACACCCGGTTTTCCGGCCCAGTGCGCCGGTCTGCTCTCATCTGCGGCATTTGCAGAGTGCCGGGTATCCGAACGCCCGGTCCTGAACCGGGTCACCGGCGCACGGATCGTCTCGGATCTGGGGTCGCACCTCGAATTTGATGCCGGCACCACGAAGGCATATGTGGTGGACCGAACCGCCCTCGATGCCGAGATGGCCGCGGCCGCCGCATCGGCGGGGGCGGTGTTCTGGCCGAAGACCACCGTCACCGGCATGGCAGGCGGGCACCTCTCCACCTGCGGCGCTTTCGGGCGGCGGGAGGTGGAGGCGAGGATGGTGATCGCCGCCGACGGACCGCGGGGCGGCATCGCCCGGATGCTCGGGATGAAGCGTTCGCCCTACTATCTCTCCGGCATTCAGGCAGAGGTGCCGCTCAGCTGCGAGCAGCACCTCGTCGAGATCCATCCCGATGCCGCTCCACAGTTTTTCGGCTGGGTGATCCCGTGCGGGGAGGGGCGGGCCCGCGTCGGCCTCTGCGGACTTCGTGATGTAAAACAGGATTTTTTCCGGTTTGCCTCCCCCTACCTCCGGGGCTGCACCCATCTGGTCACCGGCACCATCCCGCTCGGCCCGATGCCGCAGACCTACGGACAGCGGACACTGTTTGTGGGGGACGCCGCCGGTTTCCCGAAACCCACGTCGGGCGGCGGCGTCTATACCGGCGTCAGATCGGCCCGCCATGCCGCTTCCGTCGCCGTCGCCGCCTGTGATGCCGACGACTTCTCAGATGAATCCCTCTCCGCTTACGAGCGCCTCTGGACAGATGATTTCGGCAGAGAACTCTCTCTTGGCATGCGGTTCTGGCGGCTCAGGCAGGATCTCTCGGCCGAAGATATCGACCGCCTCCTCACGACCCTGTCCGATCCCGCGATCCGGGACCAGATCATCCGCTACGGCGATATGGACCGTCCCGGCGTCCTGGCACGCCGCCTGATGAGAAACCCGCGGTTCCTGCTCTCAGTCAGCGCCATCGCCGGCACATCGATACGGGCGTTTTTGAAAGATCTTATCTCTTGA